A section of the Bacillota bacterium genome encodes:
- the fdrA gene encoding acyl-CoA synthetase FdrA, translating to MVLRRLVIEKNAYHDSVVLMSLTQEIQRLHGIEGALVGMATDLNKDSARALGFGDAEMERAGPGDLIIALTGDDAGALDEAEKRIASRLERKARARERASGEEALYPSLAEVPIRAGGIAAISVPGAYAAREAREALRRGLHVFLFSDNVSLEDELALKQMGLREGLLVMGPDCGTAVIGGVGLGFANKVRPGRIGIVAASGTGLQQVLAVIDELGEGITNAIGTGGRDLRNEIGGITTLMGLDILEKDDSTKVKVLISKPPHDDVRLKVIDFLEKGSKPAVVCFMGDEGHAPGGAATCSDRATVAFAGSLEEAAAMACSLASEGVSREIYPQERIEALARDLAALQEPQVSDVRMSAAHGASPRYLRGLYGGGTLCEETLAILARAGVGVYSNATWLPEFMLEDPETSRAHTCIDMGDDYFTRGRPHPMLEPGLRVPRYLREARDPEVGILLFDVVLGYGCHPDPAGVMAEAVREAAELAAREKRPLIQIAVLVGTSGDPQGLSRQEKVLRDAGATVLSSNRAAARLVALMLERARDRAGEAPGGVLDVR from the coding sequence ATGGTGCTCAGGCGGCTGGTAATTGAGAAGAACGCTTACCACGACTCGGTCGTGCTCATGAGCCTAACCCAGGAGATCCAAAGGCTTCACGGGATCGAGGGAGCTCTCGTGGGCATGGCGACCGACTTGAATAAGGACAGCGCGCGGGCGCTGGGATTCGGCGACGCCGAGATGGAGCGAGCCGGCCCAGGTGATCTCATCATCGCGCTCACGGGAGACGACGCGGGTGCGCTGGACGAGGCGGAGAAGAGGATCGCTTCCAGACTCGAGAGGAAGGCCCGGGCGCGGGAGCGGGCGAGCGGCGAGGAGGCTCTCTACCCATCTCTCGCGGAGGTGCCCATCAGGGCCGGCGGGATCGCTGCAATCTCAGTGCCAGGAGCCTACGCTGCACGAGAAGCGCGAGAGGCTCTCCGACGGGGACTGCATGTCTTCTTGTTCAGCGACAACGTGTCCCTCGAGGATGAGCTCGCCCTGAAACAGATGGGGCTAAGAGAGGGGCTGCTCGTCATGGGCCCGGACTGCGGCACGGCTGTCATCGGAGGGGTCGGCCTGGGTTTTGCGAACAAGGTCCGACCCGGGCGGATCGGGATAGTGGCAGCCTCCGGGACAGGGCTACAGCAGGTGCTTGCCGTCATAGACGAGCTGGGTGAGGGGATAACGAACGCCATCGGCACGGGCGGCCGCGACTTGAGAAATGAGATCGGCGGGATAACCACGCTCATGGGGCTGGACATCCTGGAGAAGGACGACAGCACGAAGGTCAAGGTGTTGATCTCAAAGCCTCCTCACGACGACGTCCGCCTGAAGGTGATAGACTTCCTCGAGAAAGGCAGCAAGCCCGCTGTGGTGTGTTTCATGGGTGACGAGGGGCATGCACCTGGCGGGGCTGCCACCTGCAGCGACCGAGCCACGGTTGCGTTTGCGGGTAGCCTCGAAGAGGCTGCCGCAATGGCATGCTCTCTGGCGAGTGAAGGGGTCAGCCGAGAGATCTACCCTCAGGAAAGGATAGAGGCCTTGGCTCGAGACCTTGCTGCACTGCAGGAGCCACAGGTTAGCGATGTCCGCATGAGCGCCGCGCATGGGGCAAGTCCCCGATATCTGAGGGGTCTCTACGGAGGGGGCACGCTGTGCGAGGAGACTCTGGCGATCTTGGCGAGGGCAGGGGTAGGCGTTTACTCAAACGCAACGTGGCTACCCGAGTTCATGCTGGAGGACCCGGAGACGAGCCGCGCTCACACTTGCATCGACATGGGGGATGACTACTTCACCCGAGGACGACCCCATCCCATGCTCGAGCCGGGGCTTCGTGTTCCGAGGTATCTCCGAGAGGCACGCGATCCGGAAGTGGGGATCCTGCTCTTCGACGTGGTTCTGGGATACGGGTGCCACCCCGACCCCGCCGGGGTGATGGCGGAGGCGGTCCGCGAAGCGGCGGAGCTAGCGGCGCGCGAGAAGAGGCCCTTGATACAGATCGCCGTGCTGGTTGGCACGTCTGGCGACCCTCAGGGGCTTTCTCGGCAAGAGAAGGTGCTTCGGGACGCCGGAGCCACGGTTCTCTCGTCCAATAGGGCAGCGGCCAGGCTGGTGGCGCTCATGCTCGAGCGGGCACGCGACAGGGCAGGTGAAGCGCCAGGGGGTGTATTGGACGTCCGATGA
- a CDS encoding DUF2877 domain-containing protein — MSGSGEQWSFEGEPRCLGAVSRGRRFQDLLSRRRRYRVHSVFARALNLWDGGEFLTFLPLSRGMSETCATLALARGESLLDFEVKTGFETRVYEGMRVQVGAGLVVDFSSSEEWESRLCHLRPRLPDGTSLTALYRVLLDSRKESPFRGVIEGTDPRLAGLLESLRRAVLEKDEAGLGAALEHVVGLGPGLTPSGDDLITGLSLTRSVFREVRLRQGKGDALWGVVVRRALTRTHELSAFFVEEALSGRGHEFAEDTLAFLLEGRPRETALAASRLIGLGATSGFDIGVGLYLAAEWERRYAWCSGGW; from the coding sequence AGGGGAAGGAGGTTCCAAGACCTTCTTTCCCGCAGGCGGCGATACCGGGTTCACAGCGTCTTCGCGAGAGCTCTGAACCTTTGGGACGGGGGTGAGTTTCTGACCTTTCTGCCCCTTTCCAGGGGTATGAGCGAGACTTGTGCGACGTTGGCCCTCGCCCGCGGCGAGTCGCTCTTGGATTTCGAAGTGAAGACCGGGTTCGAAACCCGGGTCTATGAAGGAATGCGCGTGCAGGTCGGTGCCGGGCTGGTGGTCGACTTCAGCTCGTCCGAAGAGTGGGAAAGCAGACTATGCCACTTGCGCCCGCGGCTGCCGGACGGCACGAGTCTGACGGCACTGTACCGGGTATTGCTGGACTCGAGGAAGGAGTCGCCGTTTCGCGGGGTCATCGAAGGAACCGACCCAAGGCTGGCGGGGTTGCTGGAGAGTTTGAGGAGGGCTGTCCTCGAGAAGGACGAGGCCGGACTCGGCGCCGCTCTCGAACACGTGGTGGGCCTCGGGCCAGGGCTCACGCCGAGTGGCGACGACTTGATAACGGGCTTGAGCCTCACGAGGTCGGTTTTCAGGGAGGTTCGCCTGAGGCAGGGAAAAGGGGACGCGCTCTGGGGGGTCGTGGTAAGGCGAGCGCTCACACGTACCCATGAGCTCAGCGCGTTCTTCGTGGAGGAGGCCCTCTCAGGGAGGGGCCACGAGTTCGCGGAAGACACGCTGGCGTTCCTCCTCGAGGGCAGGCCACGCGAGACTGCTCTTGCTGCATCGAGGCTCATCGGGCTCGGCGCGACCTCGGGGTTCGATATTGGTGTGGGCCTCTACCTCGCGGCGGAATGGGAGAGGAGGTACGCATGGTGCTCAGGCGGCTGGTAA